The genomic stretch CATGGAAATGGTTCGTGAATACGTAGTTCACAAACCTTGATCCTCTACTGTAAGAAATTTATACAACCCAATAACAAATATTCATTAAGTAAAATAATTTACTGTATCCAAATTTTTGGATTCATCCAGGTGTTACAATTTTTTAAaatgacacaaaaaaaatgtaaataaaataaacaCTTATTAAATGGGTCCTTAAGAGCATACCCACTTACCGGAGACTACAGAATCCAACCTGGAATTTAAAATTCAACTAACCACAAAAATGAGAGTTACACTACTGTCTCTAATGCCACTTTTTACCGCTGCATCTAtcatttcaaagaatgaCCGTGTTGATTCAAGGTACATCGTTGTTAAGGATGATACTACCCTGGAGAAGCAAAATGAAGAACCTGATATTTGTAATAAGGACAAGATAATTATCAATAGTCTATCTGACTGGGAGAAGATACAGACAAGCTGCAAAATAGTGAAGGGGGCACTAGAATTCGGTGAGAGATATGATGAAACTGAGCTGGATCTGGCCCCAATTCAAAAAGTCGAAGAGGATCTCACGATCATGAATTGTAAGAAGTTAAGAGTGCTGAAGTCCTCAACATTAGAGGAAATAGGTGGCAAGCTCTCCATTGTCAATATCACATCGCTGGCTTCTGTGGAATTTCCTTCGCTAAATAGCATTGATAAAGTAGAAATAAAGGTGTTACCTGTGTTGAGTAAAATGGAACTGGGGAGTAATTTGGCGGGCATTTCGCAATATACAGTATCGGATACTGCCATTTCTAACATGGATCAGTTGAGGAATCTTAAAGATATTGAATTTATCGACATCAATAACAATCGGTTTTTGGACCAGGTCAATTTTGACAAGATAAGAAAGATTAGCCACAATTGCCGATTGCATGGAAACGCAAAGTCAATGGAACTTAGCTTTCCTGAATTAGAGAAGGTAGGCAATATGTCTGTTAGAGGTGTTTCAACAGTTAATTTGCCAAAACTGAAAGCTGTAGACAGTTCGTTGGAGTTCCATGAAAACACATTCAAAACTTTAGAGGTTCTAAAGTTGCAGAGCATTGAGGGCTCGTTAGGCATCGTTGATAACTCGAATTTGAGAAAGTTGAATTTCTCTCAAGTGGCGAACATCAATGGGGGGTTGATTATATCAAATAACACTGAATTGACAAAACTTCAAGACTTCcccaatttgaaaagtgTTGGAGGTGGTCTTAGATTTGAGGGTTGTTTTAATGACACGTACTTCCCCAGTTTGAAAGTGGTAAGAGGCAGTGCCTTGATCAATAGTACATCAGAAGATTTTGATTGCGAAAAATGGATCTCAGgaaaaacaaataaaaaGTCCATTATCCGTGGAGGGAGTGTGGTATGTAAGTCGAACAAGGGCCAGAAGACCGCCAAAGTGGATAATGATGGGAAAATGACtgagaaaaaggaaatatCGACAAACAAGACTGACGATATCGACCGGACGCGCAAATGGGAGGAGTCAACCAAAGAGACTAACAATTCACAAATTTCGGGTGCTCATTCACGTACATTTGCCATTGGAACAGTAGTAGCTCTTTTTGGATTGTCGCTTTTCATGTCTTTGTGAGTTTaacttttcgatatttttatAGCATATAATGGATATAACAAAtagaaaaattttcttgctCATCGCAACCTTGTCGCCATAGCTGTAAAGGTACAAACCGTAATTGGAATGGCTGTCAGCCTTCCACAAAGAGATTTTCATGAATGCAGAAGGAAGTGCGAAAGATAATACACATACCGTATCAGCTGAAGTGATTACACATAGCAAGTGCGCGGCGGAAGAAGGTTGTCCTCAGACCGAGAAAAGGGAGCCTGCGGAGAAAGACACGCTAGAAGAAGCCCCTTCCACTGAAAACCGAAAGATCAGAAGGCCGAGAAAGAAGCGTAAGGTTTCTAGCTGCGCCACATGTAGAAAGTTCAAAACAAGGTGTGACTTTGAATACACTGTTGGTAAATGTTATCGATGCAACATATTGAAATTAGACTGCTCCCTTTCATTTGCAAAACCCGGAAAAGATGAACCTGGTGTTTATGCTTTAGGTCTTGTGGAAAAAGATCACCCGCCATGTGAGGATAGAGATGGGCAAGGTTCTGCCACCTTGAGCATTAGTAGTCATGTGACCAAAGACACTGTTGTCAGCTCAGGCCATGATAAAGAATCATCTACCCACACCGGCCTAGAAGAGAGATTAGGTGCTCTGGAGCGCAACTTTGAGTCCATGAGTAACAGAATTGATTGCATATTGAATCTTTTGCAGGACCCCACAGCACGTTTGACACATAAACCACCCCTTGCCCCGGAACAGACAGATTTGACAGCAGAGGCGTCGACAGCCCCCGTGGGTCACACTAGGACGATGGGATCCAATAATACTAGCGTATCACACTCACTTGTAGGTGGCTATAAGCTGAAAGAATGCcctttccaaattttgaatCACATCGATGATGTATTTTTCCCACTAACCACGACTTCTGAAAAGGAAGCGCATGATAGAGAGCAGAGACCGTCTGCAGTCGCAAGAGTTAACTTTCTCAGATATTATGAGAAAcatcaatttctttgtcATAAACTAGTAaagcagtttcttgtcaaCTCACATTTCTGGATAATACCTGGCGGAGTCAAAGAGATTGACGGTAATTTTGCTCGCGGACACTTATTCATCACCAGTGTTTATACTATAATCGCAATGTGTTCCGAAGATAATGACCGGTATGCTGcagagcaagaagaactgtATCCACTTGTTGAACGCTTACTGACAAATACGCTAACCATGTTCGACAAACTGAAGGATTTTGATATCGAAGCCATTCTATACTGTTGCATGTTCCATatatcgaagaaatcgaaaagACATCGCCAGTTGAAATATAACGCTTTGGTTTTAAGTAACTTTGCATTGTTCACTCTTCTTCACAACATAGACTTTGATAAGATTAAAGAGAGAATATCATCAGAACAGGAATACAACATGTCGGATCTGTACCACCTGAGGATTTTGAATTCTTTGACTGCCTGCTACTTAGAACATTCAATCTCTTACGGAACAATTACAGTGTTACCAGACACGCTGAGGGACTTAAATAACTTGACAGCCAAATTTCCTCAATCCAATTTTGGTGACGATATTAAGATAAGCGAGATAAACCTGGCAGATGTGGTTAATACCTTATTCAGCAATTTTGGCGCATATTTCAGAAGGTTGCTGGCAACGTCCATAACAGAAAACCTCAACAACCGCATACTGATTTTGGCAGAGTTGCAAGAGTGGTATGATAACTGGGCCGAGCTTTTAGCTAGAGATGGTGCCAGTGTTTTGCTTTTCACTTACAACTTCTATCACACAATGATCCTCAGGTCCTTTTTGACCGAATTTTCTGAAGAATTGATAGGGCATCCTAATTTCTTGGATAGCATTCTTATCACTATGAAAAAGCATTGTTTTTCATTGCTGAATGGGTTTTTACGACTTCCCGCGTCATTAATCAGAGGTGCGCCAATACTAACGTCAAGCCAATTAGTTTACGCGTGCCTGACACTATGCGATTTTTTGCACTGGTACAATGTGACTGATCGACACCAAATATTGAACTTATGTACAAGAGTGTACTGGCATTTGAATTCCATAGGGGAGAAATCAAATGAAGTCACGGAAAATGTTGGTAAGATCATAATATCAATAGTCACCACCAGTAAAACAAGGGCATCTCAAATCGATTTGCCTTTACTTCAAAAGGGTGTTTTGGATATTCCGGGTACCGAGTCATTGAAGCCACCGTTGCGTAGTGTATGTGATATCACTAGTCTTCCGGCACATGCGAATCTTATGAGGGTAGGCGAGACAACTGTTGACCTAACTACTCTCAATTCTACTGTTGCCGATAGTCAAAAGGAGGATGCTGAACCTAGCTTGCTGAACAACATTAACCGTTTCGATACGTTTGAAGACTTCTTCGAAGAGTTTCTAGACCAACTGAAACCGAACGCAAAGcagatttttgaaaaaccaTCATCATCGGCGATATTTAAGGAGGATAGAAGGTCAGATGTACGTAAATAACAAATGTACACAAATATATCAGTCTGTCTTGGAGGAGACAGCATCGATCAATCTAACATCAAAAATCAGATCAGCATTTGGAGGGATGACTGAGAAAAATCCTCTTTCACCATATGCCATACTACTTGGAATTTTCATGCTGCGCTTCTCACCAATACACATCCCAACTATACCTTTTTCCATACCAGGAATAATATGACTACTGCCGATAACAAATTTGAAGGGACCATCAGATTCCTTCGTAGCGTCAAACGTAGAATTATCCGCCAGCAATTTTCCAACGTACTCAACGGTGACCAGGTCGCCAATGGCAGCCTTGGTAGGGCACTGAGCCTCCGGAATTCCACTCAATACAGTAGTCTCCACGTCATCTAGGGCCTGAACAAAGGCTCTACCAATAACCGCGGGCAAAAGAACCGCAGAAAGACGCATTTTATAACAGAAAGGTAAAATACGTAGTTCTTGTcggtattttttttgtttcaagcGGTAGCTTAGGGCATCGCAAAAGGAAAGTCATTTTCGGAGCGAAGAGTTCCAATATTTATAAATTTTATAGAAGTGGCTCGGAATCCTCGAAGTGATCTGCGCTTACAATTCATCGTGTTCGACGGGGTCTGCCTCCTGTTTCAGGTCCGGATCAGCATTGACAATCACGTCTCCGTTGTCGTTCACTGCGGGCAATTTCTGCTGTTTCTCTTCAGGGTGTCTCGCGTAGTACTGTTCTTGTCCGCTGAGTTTATGGGCACCGCTGTTTTGGATGAAGCTTAGCAAAAACTTACCTGTCTTGGGTCCCTGCTGTACGATTGGTTCACTCTCGCTACCTGCTGGGTACATGGCGATGGTTGGGTAGCTTGTCACTGGGAATGCGAGGATATCGTTGGAGCCCGCGTCGACGTCCACGAAGAGGATCTTGTCCCTTGTGCTTTCGTCCTGGGCAAATATGTCCGCGAGCTCGTTGTACAATGGTTCCATGCTTTTGGAGTGGACGTCCCAGGAGGCGTAGTATCTGACGATGACGTCCCTATTGGCGTCGTGGACGATTTCGTCGTGGTTCTTGGCGACGACTTTCAAGACGTTTCCCTCCTGGGTCTCTGGGATCTCCTCTGATTTGACAAGAGGGTCGGCCACGCCCTGAACAAAATCTTCGACGAGCTGGGCGACCTCTTCCAAGTTCAAAAAGGGCACCTGCTTCAAATTTTGGTACTCCTCTGCAGGCATCTGCTTGATCCCGTACTTTCTGTTGTTGGTCATGTTATGGATGGCAAACAGTGGGAACTGTTCTCTcatgttcaagaacttgacGTGGTTGTGGAACAACAAGGCGTTCAGTCCGATGAAGTTGACCTGGCCCTTGTACTTCTGTCccaacttttcaaagtagGGCATATCTTTTTCGAAATCTGTCTTGTTGATGTAGAAGTAGTAAGCTAGTGGGAGTTTACTCTCCATGTAACTGAAAAAAGTGTCCTGTGTGACTTCAGCGAAGTAAGGCAGAACTGAGTACCGCAACCAGGAGTTAAACTCTTGAGAGCTGTCCATGATTGGTTGCAAGTCACCAGTGTACACAATGGGTTCGCCTCTTGTTTCGTTCAATGTTGTGTTGAACGGTTTGTAAATGGCAAGATCGTAGTTGGTttcgttgttcttggacTCAAAGGACACAAATACGTGGGTGTTAAACATTTCGTTGGCCAATTCCGTGTAAGTTTTGTTAAACCCTGTCACTGCGTTTTccacgacgacgaagttTTCCTCATTAGTTTGCAAGATGTCTTGTAGTTGTTCCTCGGTGGAGATTTTCTGCACTGAGGAGACCTGTTGTGCAAGCATGAACTGCACGATCCCCTCCGTCGTTTTATCCTTCTCCGCGTCTGCGGTCCTTGCCAGTCTGTGGTTCttaaacactttcaaagtcggGTAGTGGTTGATCTTCAATTCCGTGCAGATGTACTCATCCTTCTCGCAATTGATCTGGATGATGTCGATTCCATGAGGTTTCAACTGTTGTGCCGCGGAGTACAGTTGTgggaagaagatcttggagtGTGGGCACCATGGAACGGTGAATTCTGCAAGGATAATATCCTTTGAAGTGATTGCCTGTGCGAAATTCGATGCGCCGACACGTTCGATGATTGGGTCGTCCTCGTTGGCGAAAACGCTTTGCCCCAGGGACCAGGAGACAAGTAGGGAGATGAGCACAACGAATTGGCCCAGCAttggtggtagtggtggtggtggtggtggttggCTTGTTTTGGAGTGAGTGTACGTTTCATCGACATGGTCGTATAAGTaggaaaaatatatatacatatacGTACAATATATATGGCACTTCGTTCCAGCGAGCTAGGTTGACGTTGTTGGTGGCGGCGGTTGTTGGTCCGCTGGCGGAGCGCGAGTGTGCGTGTGCGGGTCCTTGCCCTCGTTGAAGTAATCCAGCATCGTGCTGTCTTTGTCCCTtggcagtttcttcttgcgTGATGAAGGTGGTGGCGCCGTGGTAGTGGTAGCTGCGACTGCGCTTGGGATGAATGCCTCTTCTGAAAGCGGGGGTGCCGCAATTGTGGTGGGGTCCGTCGCCCCGCCCGATCCCGGCACCGCTGGGATTCTGTGGAGGAACCCGTACCCAATATTGCACCCGAGCCTTCCGTCTGGTCCAATGTTGGCGACCACTGGTCTTGTCGAGTCTGAGACTTTGTTGTAGACGTACAGAGTGAGTTGTTGTCCCGCGCGGGACCTCACGATATCCGCCAGCAACTGAGGCCCACCTGTGGCCAACAACCCGTCCTGGCACCCCACGATGTAATCCTCGTCAGGGACCAGGCCAGCGAGTTGTGCGGGCCCCGAGGCGATGTTGAGTGCCAGGATATGGTACGTGAATGTAGCCGCGATGAGCGGAGTCCACTGAACTTTGACCCCCAGGGGCCGGAACGTAGCGTGCTGCCGGGTGTCCGCGACGCCGGGGTCATCGGAGACAGGCACGTCGTCCATTGAGTCCGCGTCGCGAGGTTGCAAATCGACGTAGACGTCTCTGAACTGTCCACCTTTCGCGGACCACACGTTCAGTTTCAGCGTGGTCCCCTCCGCGGCGTGACCATTGAGCAACGCGGTGACCTGCTCGTAGTCAGGGTACAGGTACCCGTGCTGGTTCCCGACCATGGGCACTGGGTCATCGTCCACACCGACAATGTAGTCGAAGAACGAGTGTAGGCCGCACTGCGGCCTAcactcgtcgtcgacgtAGACGCACCGCAGCCCCGAGAGCGACGCATTGACGTGCTGCTGCGCGTCGGCACCGCCGCCGCCACGGCCCAGACTCTCCAGCTGCGGCGCGAGCAAGTTCGGCGGGACCGCCTGGAAGAACACGTCGACCGTGTCCTGCGGCGCCCACTGCAGCGACTCCGAGACGCTCTGCTCAAGCGTCCTGACGAGGTTCTTCGCGATCCTGAACATCCCCGGCCGCCTCCCACCGTCCCACCGTCCCACCGTCCCCGTCCACCTGCAACGCTCGGCCGCCTTCTTCTCGAGGCCTCGCAAACCGCGAGACGCAGCGCCCGCCGCCGCCCAGACACCGGCAGCGAGAACAGGGGGCGCCACACTCACGAAACGCTATATATAGTGGTGCTGCCACAGCAGGTGTCTGTACCTGTATCTGTAGGTATACCTGTACTTGTACCTGTACGTCTAGTCAAGgcttgttgctgctgctgctgctactacCACACCAATTGCTATATTAGAGCGACCGTTTGCTTTGCCATGTCTTTCAGTGAATTGCACAAGGAGACCGAGACGCAGCTTCTGTCCGAGGTGGACAAGATCTGCGAGGGGTTCGTCGTGGGCCCCGAGAAGCTCGCGGAACTGACTTCGTACTTCATCGAGCAGATGGAGGCAGGGTTGAAAGCAGGGGACTCGGAGCTCGGGCTGCCCATGATCCCCTCTTATGTCACGGGGAAGCCAGACGGTACCGAACAAGGTGTCCTGCTCGCTGCTGATTTGGGCGGGTCCAATTTCAGAGTGTGTTCTGTCACGCTGAACGGGGACCACACGTTCAAGATGGAGCAGTTGAAGACCAGGATCCCGCAGGAACTGCTGGAGGAGCAGGGGGTCACCTCCGATGACCTGTTTGGGTACCTGGCCCGGAGAACGAAGGCGTTCTTGACAAGAAACCACCCGGAGCTGCTGAGACCGGACTCGAACGGCGCGTTGCAGCCTTTGAAGATGGGGTTTACGTTTTCGTACCCGATCGCTCAAACCTCGCTGAACAGCGGGACTTTGATCCGCTGGACCAAGGGGTTCTCCATCAAGGATACCGTCGGGAAAGATGTCGTCGAGCTTTTCCAAGAGCAACTCAAGAACTACGGCCTGGACATGATCAATATCGTCGCGTTGACCAACGACACGATCGGCACCTTCTTGACGCACTGCTACACCTCGGGGACCGCGCTACAGGCAGGCAGTGGTGAAATCTCAGAACCGGTCATTGGTTGTATCTTCGGTACGGGGACCAACGGGTGCTACatggagaaactggacaaTATCGAGAAATTACCTGCCAAATTGAAGGCAAgcttgaagaaggagggGAAGGACGAAATGTGTATTAACACAGAATGGGGGTCCTTCGATAACGAGTTGAAACACTTACCAACCACCTGCTACGACACAGACATCGACCAGAAATTCTCTCCCAACCCTGGGTTCCACCTGTTCGAGAAACGTGTCTCCGGGATGTACTTGGGGGAAATCCTACGTAACGTGTTGGTCGACTTGCACTCCCGGAAACTGCTTCTACAACAGTACCGCACGCACGACCAGTTGCCCCACAGACTCAAGACCCCCTTTGAATTGTCCTCGGAGGTCCTTGCAAGAATTGAAATCGATGACTCAACAACTCTAAGGGAAATCGAACTCTCGTTCTTGCAATCCCTGAGACTACCGACGACGTACCCAGAACGGAAGGCCATTCAAGCGTTAGTCCGTGCGATCACAAGAAGGTCCGCGTACTTGGCCTCGGTGCCCATCGCAGccatcttgaagaagacagGCGCCCTAGAGAAGAGGTACCACGGAGAAGTCGAGATCGGATGCGACGGGTCAGTGGTAGAGTACTACCCTGGGTTCAGATCCATGCTGAGACACGCGCTCGCATTGTCACCCTTGGGGCCAGAAGGTGAAAGAAAGATCCACTTGAGAATCTCAAAGGACGGGTCCGGTGTCGGTGCCGCCCTGTGTGCCCTGGTCGCTTGATCCGGGCCTCACGGCGCCTTCTTCTATCTCTacttttctcttctcttccacTATGATTATGTATAGTGTTACTGTGAGCCAGTACTTATGTACGTACATGACGATAATGACAACACTCGAAAactgaaatttttgttAACTGCGGTAGACAAGGTCATCGCAAGATGTATACCTACTAGACACCCATGCAGGCTCGTAGAGGAAGCGTATGCTAAGGACACAAATGGGGAGAGTTGGGAACAATGGCTTTGCACCGAAGAACTTCGCCCGCAGGGTTAACCAGAACTACCATGCcccacaacaacaacaacagtacaAAAACCGCGGGGGGAGACCCCAGAGACCAGCCGGTAAGAGTCTGTACGTGCGGAACATGCCCGAAGGTGTCAGGCATGGTGTGAACCAGTTCAAGCAGGCGCTCGCGGGACTCACAATTGACCAGAAGCAAAACTGGATCGCGGGTACGCACCGGTTTAAAAGGTTAGCACTCGTCGGGAACATCCCTGAATCACACAGGACGGCAATATCAAGAGTCGTTGTGTCAGAGGAGAGGACCGCGTTCATCGATTCATACTTGGAACATATGGCCACAGAATGGAACCGCGTCAGCGAACAAGCAAACGAGGCTCTCTTGCAATCCACCGAATACTTCGCAAGACAGTGGGATCAGCAACACCCGCACGAACGGTGCCCAGAAAACCTCAAATTGCTTCTCGACCCAGGGTACCTCACGGGGACACACAGCAAAGAATTTATCTCTTGTTGGAATGCCACTAAAGGGGCAGTGTTGCCCAAAATGTTCAACCCGCCAGGGTCCAACAACTTCCAagacttgaagaacgcaATCAAGTTATTCTCTTCAAACCGTACCATCTGCCTCTCCTTCGACATAGAGGCGTACGAGAGGGATAACGATGTCATCACAGAGATCGGGATCGCCGTGTACGACCCGAGAGAGAACCAGTGGGGGGTCACCCCCACGATAAGGAACTGGCATCTGATCATCGCGGAGGCAGTGGACTTGAACAACGGGAACTGGGTCCTCGATATGAAGGAATGTTTCATACACGGCGAGAGTCTCGTTATGCCCCTCCAAGAGTGTGTCAACTTCATGCAGGCAATCATAAACTATTACATGATTACACCTCCACCTTACCTCCAAAGCGACCCTCGTGATCACTGGGACAGAGCCTTCATTGGGCACAGCGTCGAAGGTGATTTCAAGTGGTtaaagaaattgaagataCAAATCCCAGAGACAAGACCACTTAACCATTTGGGCAGGTCCATTAGTCCCTACATCATCGACACGCACAAAATATTCCACATGTCCTATGGGAAGGAGAATGGCAGTCTTGGGAAAGTTCTACGGCTGTTCCAATTACCACACGCGTTTTTACATAACGCGGGGAACGACGCACATTACACGTTGAAACTGATGATGCACCTTTGTGATGCTAATTCGAGATTACACAACGATTTGGATAACATTGCATCCATTCAGAAACGGATCTTAGACTTGAAACAGAGATCGAATACGGAGGGCAAGATTGTCCCAATGTCGTACCCACTCACTGTGAGAGGCGCTGGCGGTCCTAACATGAGGggtaagaagaaggacCTCGTACCTCAAACAGAGTTCGGTGGGTGTACCTGGTTTGACAACGCCCAGGACGCATTC from Huiozyma naganishii CBS 8797 chromosome 6, complete genome encodes the following:
- the SPS2 gene encoding Sps2p (similar to Saccharomyces cerevisiae SPS22 (YCL048W) and SPS2 (YDR522C); ancestral locus Anc_1.25) translates to MRVTLLSLMPLFTAASIISKNDRVDSRYIVVKDDTTLEKQNEEPDICNKDKIIINSLSDWEKIQTSCKIVKGALEFGERYDETELDLAPIQKVEEDLTIMNCKKLRVLKSSTLEEIGGKLSIVNITSLASVEFPSLNSIDKVEIKVLPVLSKMELGSNLAGISQYTVSDTAISNMDQLRNLKDIEFIDINNNRFLDQVNFDKIRKISHNCRLHGNAKSMELSFPELEKVGNMSVRGVSTVNLPKLKAVDSSLEFHENTFKTLEVLKLQSIEGSLGIVDNSNLRKLNFSQVANINGGLIISNNTELTKLQDFPNLKSVGGGLRFEGCFNDTYFPSLKVVRGSALINSTSEDFDCEKWISGKTNKKSIIRGGSVVCKSNKGQKTAKVDNDGKMTEKKEISTNKTDDIDRTRKWEESTKETNNSQISGAHSRTFAIGTVVALFGLSLFMSL
- the URC2 gene encoding Urc2p (similar to Saccharomyces cerevisiae YDR520C; ancestral locus Anc_1.26), with protein sequence MNAEGSAKDNTHTVSAEVITHSKCAAEEGCPQTEKREPAEKDTLEEAPSTENRKIRRPRKKRKVSSCATCRKFKTRCDFEYTVGKCYRCNILKLDCSLSFAKPGKDEPGVYALGLVEKDHPPCEDRDGQGSATLSISSHVTKDTVVSSGHDKESSTHTGLEERLGALERNFESMSNRIDCILNLLQDPTARLTHKPPLAPEQTDLTAEASTAPVGHTRTMGSNNTSVSHSLVGGYKLKECPFQILNHIDDVFFPLTTTSEKEAHDREQRPSAVARVNFLRYYEKHQFLCHKLVKQFLVNSHFWIIPGGVKEIDGNFARGHLFITSVYTIIAMCSEDNDRYAAEQEELYPLVERLLTNTLTMFDKLKDFDIEAILYCCMFHISKKSKRHRQLKYNALVLSNFALFTLLHNIDFDKIKERISSEQEYNMSDLYHLRILNSLTACYLEHSISYGTITVLPDTLRDLNNLTAKFPQSNFGDDIKISEINLADVVNTLFSNFGAYFRRLLATSITENLNNRILILAELQEWYDNWAELLARDGASVLLFTYNFYHTMILRSFLTEFSEELIGHPNFLDSILITMKKHCFSLLNGFLRLPASLIRGAPILTSSQLVYACLTLCDFLHWYNVTDRHQILNLCTRVYWHLNSIGEKSNEVTENVGKIIISIVTTSKTRASQIDLPLLQKGVLDIPGTESLKPPLRSVCDITSLPAHANLMRVGETTVDLTTLNSTVADSQKEDAEPSLLNNINRFDTFEDFFEEFLDQLKPNAKQIFEKPSSSAIFKEDRRSDVRK
- the FPR2 gene encoding peptidylprolyl isomerase family protein FPR2 (similar to Saccharomyces cerevisiae FPR2 (YDR519W); ancestral locus Anc_1.28), translated to MRLSAVLLPAVIGRAFVQALDDVETTVLSGIPEAQCPTKAAIGDLVTVEYVGKLLADNSTFDATKESDGPFKFVIGSSHIIPGMEKGIVGMCIGEKRSMKIPSSMAYGERGFFSVIPPNADLIFDVRLIDAVSSKTD
- the EUG1 gene encoding protein disulfide isomerase EUG1 (similar to Saccharomyces cerevisiae PDI1 (YCL043C) and EUG1 (YDR518W); ancestral locus Anc_1.31), producing the protein MYIYFSYLYDHVDETYTHSKTSQPPPPPPLPPMLGQFVVLISLLVSWSLGQSVFANEDDPIIERVGASNFAQAITSKDIILAEFTVPWCPHSKIFFPQLYSAAQQLKPHGIDIIQINCEKDEYICTELKINHYPTLKVFKNHRLARTADAEKDKTTEGIVQFMLAQQVSSVQKISTEEQLQDILQTNEENFVVVENAVTGFNKTYTELANEMFNTHVFVSFESKNNETNYDLAIYKPFNTTLNETRGEPIVYTGDLQPIMDSSQEFNSWLRYSVLPYFAEVTQDTFFSYMESKLPLAYYFYINKTDFEKDMPYFEKLGQKYKGQVNFIGLNALLFHNHVKFLNMREQFPLFAIHNMTNNRKYGIKQMPAEEYQNLKQVPFLNLEEVAQLVEDFVQGVADPLVKSEEIPETQEGNVLKVVAKNHDEIVHDANRDVIVRYYASWDVHSKSMEPLYNELADIFAQDESTRDKILFVDVDAGSNDILAFPVTSYPTIAMYPAGSESEPIVQQGPKTGKFLLSFIQNSGAHKLSGQEQYYARHPEEKQQKLPAVNDNGDVIVNADPDLKQEADPVEHDEL
- the GRH1 gene encoding Grh1p (similar to Saccharomyces cerevisiae GRH1 (YDR517W); ancestral locus Anc_1.32), with protein sequence MFRIAKNLVRTLEQSVSESLQWAPQDTVDVFFQAVPPNLLAPQLESLGRGGGGADAQQHVNASLSGLRCVYVDDECRPQCGLHSFFDYIVGVDDDPVPMVGNQHGYLYPDYEQVTALLNGHAAEGTTLKLNVWSAKGGQFRDVYVDLQPRDADSMDDVPVSDDPGVADTRQHATFRPLGVKVQWTPLIAATFTYHILALNIASGPAQLAGLVPDEDYIVGCQDGLLATGGPQLLADIVRSRAGQQLTLYVYNKVSDSTRPVVANIGPDGRLGCNIGYGFLHRIPAVPGSGGATDPTTIAAPPLSEEAFIPSAVAATTTTAPPPSSRKKKLPRDKDSTMLDYFNEGKDPHTHTRAPPADQQPPPPTTST
- the EMI2 gene encoding putative glucokinase (similar to Saccharomyces cerevisiae GLK1 (YCL040W) and EMI2 (YDR516C); ancestral locus Anc_1.33) gives rise to the protein MSFSELHKETETQLLSEVDKICEGFVVGPEKLAELTSYFIEQMEAGLKAGDSELGLPMIPSYVTGKPDGTEQGVLLAADLGGSNFRVCSVTLNGDHTFKMEQLKTRIPQELLEEQGVTSDDLFGYLARRTKAFLTRNHPELLRPDSNGALQPLKMGFTFSYPIAQTSLNSGTLIRWTKGFSIKDTVGKDVVELFQEQLKNYGLDMINIVALTNDTIGTFLTHCYTSGTALQAGSGEISEPVIGCIFGTGTNGCYMEKLDNIEKLPAKLKASLKKEGKDEMCINTEWGSFDNELKHLPTTCYDTDIDQKFSPNPGFHLFEKRVSGMYLGEILRNVLVDLHSRKLLLQQYRTHDQLPHRLKTPFELSSEVLARIEIDDSTTLREIELSFLQSLRLPTTYPERKAIQALVRAITRRSAYLASVPIAAILKKTGALEKRYHGEVEIGCDGSVVEYYPGFRSMLRHALALSPLGPEGERKIHLRISKDGSGVGAALCALVA
- the KNAG0F00240 gene encoding uncharacterized protein (similar to Saccharomyces cerevisiae GFD2 (YCL036W) and YDR514C; ancestral locus Anc_1.37) — encoded protein: MLRTQMGRVGNNGFAPKNFARRVNQNYHAPQQQQQYKNRGGRPQRPAGKSLYVRNMPEGVRHGVNQFKQALAGLTIDQKQNWIAGTHRFKRLALVGNIPESHRTAISRVVVSEERTAFIDSYLEHMATEWNRVSEQANEALLQSTEYFARQWDQQHPHERCPENLKLLLDPGYLTGTHSKEFISCWNATKGAVLPKMFNPPGSNNFQDLKNAIKLFSSNRTICLSFDIEAYERDNDVITEIGIAVYDPRENQWGVTPTIRNWHLIIAEAVDLNNGNWVLDMKECFIHGESLVMPLQECVNFMQAIINYYMITPPPYLQSDPRDHWDRAFIGHSVEGDFKWLKKLKIQIPETRPLNHLGRSISPYIIDTHKIFHMSYGKENGSLGKVLRLFQLPHAFLHNAGNDAHYTLKLMMHLCDANSRLHNDLDNIASIQKRILDLKQRSNTEGKIVPMSYPLTVRGAGGPNMRGKKKDLVPQTEFGGCTWFDNAQDAFGSTVAVERDMHLDSETRS